The following coding sequences lie in one Populus nigra chromosome 15, ddPopNigr1.1, whole genome shotgun sequence genomic window:
- the LOC133673677 gene encoding uncharacterized protein LOC133673677 isoform X3: MKKPKSDAFWKKAHERNAKRVFNLMVELEGLWVKLGQYMSSRADVLPSAFISNLKQLQDSLPPRPFEEVCHTIEKELGKSTKELFLDFDENPLATASIAQVHHATLIDRQKVVVKVQHEDIKKIILEDLKDAKSIVDWIAWAELQYNFSPMIDEWCKEAPQELDFNHEAENTRIVSTNLGCTSKYDSNKPINQVDVLIPEVIQES, encoded by the exons atGAAGAAACCGAAAAGTGATGCGTTCTGGAAGAAGGCCCATGAGCGGAATGCTAAgcgtgtttttaatttgatggtaGAGTTGGAGGGTTTGTGGGTGAAACTTGGACAGTATATGTCCTCACGTGCTGATGTGCTTCCTTCTGCTTTCATTTCAAATCTCAAGCAGTTGCAGGACTCTCTCCCTCCTCGTCCGTTTGAAGAG GTTTGTCACACTATAGAGAAAGAACTAGGGAAATCCACTAAGGAGCTTTTCTTGGATTTTGACGAAAATCCTCTGGCGACAGCATCG ATTGCACAAGTCCATCATGCGACATTAATTGATAGGCAGAAGGTGGTTGTTAAAGTTCAACATGAAGACATCAAGAAAATCATATTGGAG gaTTTAAAGGATGCAAAATCCATTGTTGACTGGATAGCATGGGCAGAACTGCAGTATAACTTCAGCCCTATGATCGATGAATGGTGCAAAGAAGCACCACAAGAACTCGACTTCAACCACGAAGCAG AGAATACCAGAATCGTGTCTACAAATCTTGGCTGCACAAGCAAATATGATAGCAACAAGCCCATCAATCAAGTGGATGTTTTGATTCCAGAGGTTATTCAG GAATCGTAG
- the LOC133673677 gene encoding uncharacterized protein LOC133673677 isoform X1 — protein sequence MKKPKSDAFWKKAHERNAKRVFNLMVELEGLWVKLGQYMSSRADVLPSAFISNLKQLQDSLPPRPFEEVCHTIEKELGKSTKELFLDFDENPLATASIAQVHHATLIDRQKVVVKVQHEDIKKIILEDLKDAKSIVDWIAWAELQYNFSPMIDEWCKEAPQELDFNHEAENTRIVSTNLGCTSKYDSNKPINQVDVLIPEVIQSTEKVLILEYMDGIRLNDFESLEACGANKIVEQNKPFLKLNL from the exons atGAAGAAACCGAAAAGTGATGCGTTCTGGAAGAAGGCCCATGAGCGGAATGCTAAgcgtgtttttaatttgatggtaGAGTTGGAGGGTTTGTGGGTGAAACTTGGACAGTATATGTCCTCACGTGCTGATGTGCTTCCTTCTGCTTTCATTTCAAATCTCAAGCAGTTGCAGGACTCTCTCCCTCCTCGTCCGTTTGAAGAG GTTTGTCACACTATAGAGAAAGAACTAGGGAAATCCACTAAGGAGCTTTTCTTGGATTTTGACGAAAATCCTCTGGCGACAGCATCG ATTGCACAAGTCCATCATGCGACATTAATTGATAGGCAGAAGGTGGTTGTTAAAGTTCAACATGAAGACATCAAGAAAATCATATTGGAG gaTTTAAAGGATGCAAAATCCATTGTTGACTGGATAGCATGGGCAGAACTGCAGTATAACTTCAGCCCTATGATCGATGAATGGTGCAAAGAAGCACCACAAGAACTCGACTTCAACCACGAAGCAG AGAATACCAGAATCGTGTCTACAAATCTTGGCTGCACAAGCAAATATGATAGCAACAAGCCCATCAATCAAGTGGATGTTTTGATTCCAGAGGTTATTCAG TCGACAGAAAAAGTTCTAATTTTGGAATATATGGATGGAATTCGTTTGAATGACTTTGAATCCCTAGAAGCTTGTGGTGCTAACAAGATTGTTGAACAAAATAAAccatttttgaaattgaatttatga
- the LOC133673677 gene encoding uncharacterized protein LOC133673677 isoform X2, which yields MKKPKSDAFWKKAHERNAKRVFNLMVELEGLWVKLGQYMSSRADVLPSAFISNLKQLQDSLPPRPFEEVCHTIEKELGKSTKELFLDFDENPLATASIAQVHHATLIDRQKVVVKVQHEDIKKIILEDLKDAKSIVDWIAWAELQYNFSPMIDEWCKEAPQELDFNHEAENTRIVSTNLGCTSKYDSNKPINQVDVLIPEVIQKES from the exons atGAAGAAACCGAAAAGTGATGCGTTCTGGAAGAAGGCCCATGAGCGGAATGCTAAgcgtgtttttaatttgatggtaGAGTTGGAGGGTTTGTGGGTGAAACTTGGACAGTATATGTCCTCACGTGCTGATGTGCTTCCTTCTGCTTTCATTTCAAATCTCAAGCAGTTGCAGGACTCTCTCCCTCCTCGTCCGTTTGAAGAG GTTTGTCACACTATAGAGAAAGAACTAGGGAAATCCACTAAGGAGCTTTTCTTGGATTTTGACGAAAATCCTCTGGCGACAGCATCG ATTGCACAAGTCCATCATGCGACATTAATTGATAGGCAGAAGGTGGTTGTTAAAGTTCAACATGAAGACATCAAGAAAATCATATTGGAG gaTTTAAAGGATGCAAAATCCATTGTTGACTGGATAGCATGGGCAGAACTGCAGTATAACTTCAGCCCTATGATCGATGAATGGTGCAAAGAAGCACCACAAGAACTCGACTTCAACCACGAAGCAG AGAATACCAGAATCGTGTCTACAAATCTTGGCTGCACAAGCAAATATGATAGCAACAAGCCCATCAATCAAGTGGATGTTTTGATTCCAGAGGTTATTCAG AAGGAATCGTAG
- the LOC133673677 gene encoding uncharacterized protein LOC133673677 isoform X4 translates to MKKPKSDAFWKKAHERNAKRVFNLMVELEGLWVKLGQYMSSRADVLPSAFISNLKQLQDSLPPRPFEEVCHTIEKELGKSTKELFLDFDENPLATASIAQVHHATLIDRQKVVVKVQHEDIKKIILEDLKDAKSIVDWIAWAELQYNFSPMIDEWCKEAPQELDFNHEADNKCEFWLVWMRLLGFGIHIRSLK, encoded by the exons atGAAGAAACCGAAAAGTGATGCGTTCTGGAAGAAGGCCCATGAGCGGAATGCTAAgcgtgtttttaatttgatggtaGAGTTGGAGGGTTTGTGGGTGAAACTTGGACAGTATATGTCCTCACGTGCTGATGTGCTTCCTTCTGCTTTCATTTCAAATCTCAAGCAGTTGCAGGACTCTCTCCCTCCTCGTCCGTTTGAAGAG GTTTGTCACACTATAGAGAAAGAACTAGGGAAATCCACTAAGGAGCTTTTCTTGGATTTTGACGAAAATCCTCTGGCGACAGCATCG ATTGCACAAGTCCATCATGCGACATTAATTGATAGGCAGAAGGTGGTTGTTAAAGTTCAACATGAAGACATCAAGAAAATCATATTGGAG gaTTTAAAGGATGCAAAATCCATTGTTGACTGGATAGCATGGGCAGAACTGCAGTATAACTTCAGCCCTATGATCGATGAATGGTGCAAAGAAGCACCACAAGAACTCGACTTCAACCACGAAGCAG ATAATAAATGTGAGTTCTGGCTGGTCTGGATGAGGTTATTGGGATTTGGGATTCATATCAGGAGCTTGAAATAA
- the LOC133674828 gene encoding protein arginine N-methyltransferase 1.5-like, translating to MPLGEKAGFEKSQSRYCGVETEFNDDFPQLLNFNLSTGSFDFVVAPLMNPTYRPSLLEKDGVLPFAASDLVLSPSQWSSHVVGKISSWIDLDSEDEALRMDSETTLKQEIAWANHLSVQACILPPPKGASCANYARCVNQILQGLNNMQLWLRIPLVKTDDDAMDANSTSFIDSWELWNSFRLLCEHHGQLSIALDILSSLPSVNSLGRWFGETVAAAIINTDSFLTNGRGYPCLSKRHQKLITGFFNHSIQIVISGKPAHSIPRPSSDLAANNFDNNGESPQRHSLRPYLDYVGFLFQRMDPLPEQERFELGYRDFLQSPLQPLMDNLEAQTYETFERDSMKYIQYQRAISKALLDRIPDDKASATTVLMVVGAGRGPLVRASLQAAEETGRKLKIYAVEKNPNAVVTLHSLVKLEGWEDIVTIISCDMRFWDAPEKADILVSELLGSFGDNELSPECLDGAQRFLKQDGISIPSSYTSFIQPLTAAKLYNDVKSHKDLVHFETAYVVKMHNIARLTPSQPVFTFTHPDYSNKKSNQRYKRLQFEIPSDTGSAMVHGFAGYFDAELYKDVHLGIEPSMATPNMFSWFAIFFPLRTPVCVKPGSPLDVHFWRCCGSSKVWYEWCVASPNSSAIHNSNGRSYWVGL from the exons ATGCCGCTGGGTGAAAAAGCAGGATTTGAAAAGAGCCAATCTCGATACTGTGGAGTGGAGACAGAGTTCAACGATGACTTTCCTCAGCTTCTCAATTTTAACCTCTCTACTGGCTCCTTCGATTTTGTTGTCGCTCCCCTG ATGAATCCCACATATCGGCCCAGCTTGTTGGAAAAAGATGGGGTTCTTCCATTTGCTGCATCAGACCTTGTTTTGAGTCCTTCCCAGTGGAGCAGTCATGTTGTTG GAAAAATTAGTTCTTGGATTGACTTGGATTCAGAGGACGAAGCACTTCGGATGGATTCCGAAACCACATTGAAACAAGAAATAGCGTGGGCTAATCATCTATCTGTACAG GCATGCATTCTTCCTCCTCCCAAGGGTGCATCCTGTGCTAATTATGCCAGGTGTGTAAATCAGATCTTGCAGGGCCTAAACAATATGCAG TTGTGGCTTAGGATTCCTCTGGTGAAGACTGATGATGATGCTATGGATGCGAACTCTACTAGTTTT ATTGATTCCTGGGAATTATGGAATTCATTTCGTCTTCTCTGCGAACATCACGGTCAGCTGTCCATTGCACTTGATATCTT GAGTTCCCTGCCTTCAGTGAACTCACTTGGCCGTTGGTTTGGAGAAACTGTTGCTGCAGCCATAATCAATACGGAT TCCTTCCTAACAAATGGACGGGGTTACCCATGCCTGTCAAAGCGCCATCAGAAACTGATTACTGGGTTCTTTAACCATTCAATACAG ATTGTAATTTCTGGCAAACCTGCACACAGTATTCCCAGACCAAGTTCAGATTTAGCAGccaataattttgataataatgGTGAAA GTCCCCAAAGACATTCCCTCAGGCCATATTTGGACTATGTTGGCTTTCTCTTCCAAAGGATGGATCCCCTTCCCGAGCAAGAGCGTTTTGAA CTTGGTTACAGGGATTTCCTACAGTCTCCGTTGCAG CCTCTCATGGATAATCTAGAAGCCCAAACATATGAGACATTTGAGAGAGACTCAATGAAATACATCCAG TACCAAAGGGCAATCAGTAAAGCTTTGCTGGACAGGATCCCTGATGACAAAGCAAGTGCAACCACT GTACTGATGGTTGTTGGAGCAGGACGTGGACCTCTTGTGAGGGCATCGTTGCAG GCAGCTGAAGAAACTGGACGTAAACTGAAAATTTATGCCGTGGAGAAAAATCCCAACGCAGTTGTCACACTTCAT AGCTTGGTTAAGTTAGAAGGGTGGGAAGATATTGTTACCATAATTTCTTGTGATATGCGTTTCTGGGATGCTCCTGAAAAAGCTGATATCTTG GTTAGTGAATTACTGGGTTCTTTTGGTGACAATGAGCTATCGCCTGAATGCCTTGATGGTGCCCAAAGGTTCTTGAAGCAAGATGGAATCTCAATACCATCATC gTACACTAGTTTTATCCAACCACTGACAGCTGCCAAGCTATATAATGAT GTTAAGTCGCACAAAGATCTTGTACACTTTGAGACTGCATATGTTGTCAAAATGCATAATATAGCAAGGCTCACCCCTTCCCAACCT GTCTTTACATTTACCCACCCAGATTactcaaacaaaaaaagcaaTCAACGCTACAAAAGGTTGCAGTTTGAGATACCAAGTGACACTGGATCAGCTATGGTGCATG GATTTGCTGGCTATTTTGATGCAGAGCTTTACAAAGATGTTCATCTTGGCATTGAACCATCAATGGCGACACCAAACATGTTCAGCTG GTTTGCAATATTCTTCCCTCTTAGGACACCAGTTTGCGTAAAGCCTGGTTCTCCTTTGGATGTACATTTTTGGCGATGTTGTGGTTCTTCTAAG GTTTGGTATGAATGGTGTGTGGCATCTCCTAACTCATCAGCTATTCACAACAGCAATGGTCGTTCATACTGGGTTGGTCTCTAG